The DNA segment GCAGCGCTCTGCATGtatgcaacaaacacacacgcacacacacacatacacatcccacacacacacacacacacacacacacacatgaatacacacacgcacacacacacatgcacacacacacacacacacacacagagagagatgtaaagaATAACCGAAATATATTTCTACCAACCTTTATTGGTAACACTTTTCAATAAGGGTACATAATTTAGCATTAGTTAAGTACTAGTTAAGCATTAACAAACACTTAATTCATCATTATTAAGTATGTTTTCAACATTAAGGATTAACAAATATACTTTTCCTCATTAATAGTCTTATTTAGTATGTGTTATCAGTCTGTATTCCCTTGTTATAAATTATGAATTCGTAATGTGTACATACTTAACTCACGATGAATTCATAAGGTACAAGCAGTAAATGAACTCATAATTCCTAATGTTTACATACTGAACACATGATGAATTCATAATGAAGTAGAGATTATGTCAATGTTACTGTATGTGAATACCTCACTTATTTCATTGGCAATTCAATGTTATTCATATGTACCTACAATTTCTGTCAGATTCTGCTGTTTGTACATTTGTATCGAAACTTGAATTAGCCCATGGTTGTACATTTGTTTTAGattgtaattttgttttatgacatgtcattttgtgtttgtacatTGTAAATTTGCACCCGCCAACGTAAATTGTTTTACACTTTGTAAATTTGCACTCGCAAATGTACATTTTTTGCACTTCCCGGCGGACAAATGAGTATCAAGACGTGACTTTACTTCAGAGAACACAAAAGTGGTAAGTAATGATGAACTGCAATTTAACAACTTAGGAGTACACAAAATCGGTAAGTAAAGGTGATTTCATGACGTGTTCACACACAGGCCTCTGCATTGCAACATCTGGAAAAGAGCCCACCCGGGGTCTCTAAGGTGCCTGAGGAGATTTAATCATTGCACACAGTACTGTTTACCAGCTgacaaacagtaggcctacatgtacagtatatgaagtCTGAATAACATTGAATTGCCAATGAAAAAAGTGAGGTATTCACCTAAAGTAACACAGTTCATTATGAATTCACCATGTGTTCAGTAGGTGTACACATTAGGGATTCATCATTTATAAGGAAAACACACTGATAACACCTACTAAATAAAACTCTATTAATGaggaaaaacatatttgttAATCTTTAAGTAATGTTGAAAACAAATTTAATAATGATGAATTAAGTGTTTGTTAATGCTTAACAAATACTTAGCTAATGCTAAATTGTGTACCCTtattgtaaagtgttacccctTTATTGAAGTGCAGCTTGAGCTTCTACCCTGTATATGTGGGTGTGTCATGAGGTAGAGTGTTGCTGTCCTCAGTGTGTTGGAAGTAGTCTCTGTCCCAGCAATCAGCAGGTCAAACAAGGTGGATGCCAACTGACTGTCTTCGAATGTGGTTCCTTTGTCTAACctctaaaacacacagacagacatttcacaggacatacagtatatattggGCAGACATGCAGTcgatatatatgtttttttgtaaTACTTTTGGAGCTGTTATGCCTTTAATTATTAGTAGCTAGCATAGCGGTCATATAGTTTTTATATACATAGTATATATAattttgtgtatatgtatattttttttttccgtcaatGTTCTGAATTTTTCCCGGGATACTGAAACACAGGGacacttggtgggcatgtagccccactagaatTTTACAGAAAATAAGCGCAGGTCAGATTTGAACTCAGGTCACTGTGGACACATGGACTCAAATGTGACATGGAAGCTGTAGCCAGTTGTGTAATCAATGTAGAAGACAATGTAGAAATACCATTTAAGAGCACATTAAATTGAATTTGTCTTACTACTGCCCTATTTACGTACTTTTTCAGACTCGTCCAGATAGCAGTCAATGAGGTCTCTAGGTTCTCCAGACTCCCACGATTCTTTGTGCTCTGCAATTTCTTTTAGGATGTGGCTTCTGATCCGGCTGATTAAACCATGCGCCCGTTTAATAAACGGTACAGGCAAATTCTTAATGAATGGCACAATTTCATAGAGCTGCATCAAAAGAGGGAAGAGGTAACATATTAGTAGTGTCAAAACTGTGAAGGGAGCTAAACAGAAATGATGAAAATATGGGTAATACTTTACtttacatgacactgtcataaccctaaccctaacttgccATGAcgaaaaccgaatgacacttgacagaagcgaGTGACAGAAACGTtttgtcataaacgtttatgatttgtttataatgtttatgacacgttcataacagtgtcatgtcactcttttgtagataccttcaagtaaagtgtaaccaaaatatCTATGATAATAACTAGGATTCTGTAGTGGCACAGCCCTAAATGTAGTTTTGTTGAGgcaaacaatgaatgcagcccTGCTATTTATGGAACAAATATGAATATTTAACTATCTGATAAATAATGTCAATATATGTACAAAAGATTAAAACATACGATTGCCCAAGGGTCTAGAGCTATTTTAGCCGCTTCTTccatgaagatgatgatggacTTAAAGTAGGGGTCATCATAGTCAAATCGAGATCCAAAAATAACAGAACAGATGATGTCACAGGCAGCAAAGTGGAAGAGATGCTGAGGATCCATAGACTTtcctgagaaagagagtgtgtgtgaaagagagagagagaccgtgtGTGTTATAAGTGTTCTAAATtgtttgcaacacacacacacacaaccacacacacacacacacacacacacacacacacacacacacacacacacacacacacacatacactgtaggTGTAAATGCATAAAAGCTGCCTATTGAATCGGAAAGCCGCATTTTTATCCCTTGAGCACCTGCATGCTTCTCTAGCTCAGCACAGGTATGTTGGGTTTCTTGTAGAATCTTCTCCTCCATGGAGCGCTTCCCCATCCCAAAGTTGCGCAGCGTGGTCAGGGCGAAGCGCCGGTGCTCCTGCCATGTGGGACCATAATCTGCCAAGATCACACctacaagcacatgcacagtAATTTTAACACAACAACATATTTGAAATGCACAAATAAACATTATGGAACATTAAACATGTTTGCACTTTCACAGATCACATAAgcattaaaccatttgaaaacacacacacacacacacacactgagtctgtgtgtgtgtgtgtgtgtgtgtgtgtaagcatgtgtaaacatgtgtgtctgtctaagtGTGTTGCCTTGCCTTTGCGTTCAATGATATGACAAATCAACATATGATCTGGTCGTCCTGCAAAGTGAGTGGCTCTGGTGACGAGAGCTTCTTTGATGACCTTCTGGCTGGCCAACACCACCGCAGGACGGGGCCCAATGTACAGACTGTAGACAGGACCATAGCGCTCggccaactacacacacacacacacacacacacttttatttaATGTTCAACTCGGTGAATAAGTTCAACTGAGGTCTAATTCAAGGTCAAAGTGTTTCTCACCACCATCTATCTGTCCATGTAGTGTTCACTCACAGATTAACAAGTGACCCCGAGTAGTCATAGATGGCtaagagcgtgtgtgtatgtgtgtgtgtctgctctgaaAATAATGATCATGGCACTCGTAACTTTAAGACTCCTACTTTTTttgactaagagtaattcacgaagcaatTTAGCCCTAAAACTAGCACCTaagtagcctggcgggccatcctatatcattgaaatgtatagtctggaatcgaaccatttacctcgcttaatccaaggggcgggcagagaattgtctttcaaactgcctaggcatgcaataggccagcgctacgaccatatccatatccggtcggcaaaacggcaaatacatccttcttcgaaaggaattacttaagtgcattgtgttgctcaactttcaaagaaaagcacaagtccaactcctccaaagttgacgccaacgctgattcaaacaaccgctcttcgttagccatagccaccttccttgttgttcaccgtcacaggactgtcgttatcctcgactctctaacaaaatagagcgctgtgattggataaaGTCCACggtgtcagccaatagaaatccctatggtttgatactagacatacaggctgagcaaattaatttgccgctgctagggtgcgtctagatttctaggctagcaccTAAGTGTCTAAACAGCAAACTGGACACTAGAGCCTTGGGGCTTTGGGGTCAGATCTGATTGGCCTAATCTCGGTGACCTTTGCAACTGGACAGGCGTCAACCTGCAGAGGTCTTAAACAGATATCACAAACGTTGTCCCTTCAGAGTCATATGGTGACGAAAACATCACTGTGAGCATAACCATATTTGAAGGCAGTCTACATTATGTCTACATACAGTCGTGCTTCCCTGCTGTCAGTCAAACATCGACAGTGCCAGCAACACTGGACTGGACTCAGACTACAGGGAAAACTAGCCTGTATTCCCTCAGCAGATCACTCTGTATCTCATACCATCCTCCATAATGCCTCGATTGATGAGGATATACAGATTTTTACAGTTAAAGCCAGACTTCAGGTATTACCAACTACTGTAAATTTAATCTGTCAATCTGGTACCCTGACTCTCACTCACCGTTATGTATTCACCATGGACAAGACCAGTTAATAGAATCCATGTCACATATATTGAATGGCTGCAATTTCTATAAAGCATTATACTGTATCTAGACATGGCATGATTGTGGACATTATATCAAAAAGTGTACCATCCAACTTTCCACCTACAGTGTCAATACATATTAAGTGCtttgttaaaggaaaattccggtatttagcacttttgagtcccttttctggtttgttttggatgaactagagtggtggacaccgaaatttcgacaattggtcctgtctcaacttttctgactcattactcagagtggctgccaacaggcatgctcaaacatgtcctaaaacaacccttaatgttcgttttcaaaactgtgcaacttaccgagtggttagtggtgttagtGGCTGCTACTGTGTTATTGGCAACAGAATCACATGACTGAACCTGAATCCATTTGTGTCCTTATGTAATATCTGAATAGTGGATACAAATAAAGaagtgaactgtgtgtgtgtgtgtgtatgtgcgtgtgtgtgtgtatgttttgtgtgtgtgtgtgtgtgtgtgtgtgtgtgtgtgggggtatttaCCTTCTTGAAACTCTTTATTGGGTCATTTGGGTTGAACTCCAGCAGGTTTCCCAGCAGAGGAAGTGCTCTGGGTCCAGGAGGAAAGTTCTTGGGTCTTCTCACcctgaagaggaagaagaggaggacgaTTCCAAACCACAACAGCAGCAtagagatcagcatggttactgtgtgtgtctgctcggCTCTGAAAAATGTGGATAGGGGAGGTGAACTTTgcacgacagagagagagagggagagagagagagagggaggggggtgagaTTAATAACAATGACTCAGGATGTTTACTTACTTTCACCAGTACACTGGTAAAGGAAAGGGCGTGAgactgtttgagtgtgtgtgtgtgtgtgtgtgtgtgtgtgtgtgtgtgtgtgtgtgtgtgtgtgtgtgtgtgtgtgtgtgtgtgtgtgtgtgtgtgtgtgtgtgtgtgtgtgtgtgtgtgtgtgtgtgtgtgtgtgtgtgtgtgtgtgtgtgtgtgtgtgtgtgtgtgtgtgtgtgtgtgtgtgtgcatgtgtgtgtgtgtgtgtgtgtgtgtgtgtgtgtgtgtgtgtgtgtgtgtgtgtgtgtgtgtagttgtgtctaAAGGGTGCATGTGGAAACACAAACCCCTCTCATATGCGCCATGCATGgcaattcaacacattcatcacAGATTATCCAGGTTGCTATGGCTTCGGGTT comes from the Alosa alosa isolate M-15738 ecotype Scorff River chromosome 22, AALO_Geno_1.1, whole genome shotgun sequence genome and includes:
- the LOC125287075 gene encoding cytochrome P450 2F2-like isoform X1 → MLISMLLLWFGIVLLFFLFRVRRPKNFPPGPRALPLLGNLLEFNPNDPIKSFKKLAERYGPVYSLYIGPRPAVVLASQKVIKEALVTRATHFAGRPDHMLICHIIERKGVILADYGPTWQEHRRFALTTLRNFGMGKRSMEEKILQETQHTCAELEKHAGKSMDPQHLFHFAACDIICSVIFGSRFDYDDPYFKSIIIFMEEAAKIALDPWAILYEIVPFIKNLPVPFIKRAHGLISRIRSHILKEIAEHKESWESGEPRDLIDCYLDESEKRLDKGTTFEDSQLASTLFDLLIAGTETTSNTLRTATLYLMTHPHIQERCYQEIEEVLGSREQVCFEDRQSMPYVQAVIHEAQRVADVVPLSVLHSTTTDTEVQGYNIPKGTLVVPLLSLALHEEGQWKSPHDFNPENFLNERGEFVKPDAFMPFSAGSRVCLGEGLARMELFLILVTLLRRFRLVWPEEKGAPDYSMVFGGTQAPKPFHITIHLRESTS
- the LOC125287075 gene encoding cytochrome P450 2U1-like isoform X2, whose translation is MLICHIIERKGVILADYGPTWQEHRRFALTTLRNFGMGKRSMEEKILQETQHTCAELEKHAGKSMDPQHLFHFAACDIICSVIFGSRFDYDDPYFKSIIIFMEEAAKIALDPWAILYEIVPFIKNLPVPFIKRAHGLISRIRSHILKEIAEHKESWESGEPRDLIDCYLDESEKRLDKGTTFEDSQLASTLFDLLIAGTETTSNTLRTATLYLMTHPHIQERCYQEIEEVLGSREQVCFEDRQSMPYVQAVIHEAQRVADVVPLSVLHSTTTDTEVQGYNIPKGTLVVPLLSLALHEEGQWKSPHDFNPENFLNERGEFVKPDAFMPFSAGSRVCLGEGLARMELFLILVTLLRRFRLVWPEEKGAPDYSMVFGGTQAPKPFHITIHLRESTS